Proteins encoded together in one Impatiens glandulifera chromosome 1, dImpGla2.1, whole genome shotgun sequence window:
- the LOC124939404 gene encoding keratin, type II cytoskeletal 1-like, whose protein sequence is MVKILKTQKEDKKEFAEYVKNLKELDNTLKKNTYDTHVSNSNFSKFEKHFFSRQSEMMSLERQINLDNHRKTMETMELFKNQLIEIQGSMRRSDVERLEYANSIVRKFQEKENAKFNAKKELTRITQGEPSRRGDRVSTDTRSKRASINNENPRPTKRGGGRSGGDRAGRNNSGGRGGQYGNDQGGRASGGDRGGRSSASGGGGRCSSFSQFVNWSRDDW, encoded by the coding sequence ATGGTAAAGATTTTGAAGACccagaaagaagacaaaaaagAATTTGCTGAATATGTCAAAAATCTTAAAGAGTTGGATAATACACTAAAGAAGAATACGTATGATactcatgtctcaaattcaaatttctccaaatttgaaaagcatTTCTTCAGTCGTCAATCGGAAATGATGAGCCTTGAAAGGcaaatcaatcttgataatcaTCGAAAGACTATGGAAACAATGGAATTATTCAAGAATCAACTGATTGAAATTCAAGGAAGCATGAGAAGATCAGATGTTGAAAGACTAGAGTATGCCAATTCCATTGTAAGGAAATTtcaagagaaagagaatgcgAAATTTAATGCTAAAAAAGAACTGACTCGTATCACTCAAGGTGAGCCCAGTAGAAGAGGTGACCGTGTATCAACCGACACCAGATCTAAGCGAGCGTCAATAAACAATGAAAATCcaaggccaactaaaagaggtggaggtcgaagcggtggtgatcgcgCAGGCCGAAACAATAGTGGTGGTCGTGGTGGGCAATATGGTAATGATCAAGGAGGTCGTGCCAGTGGCGGTGATCGAGGTGGGAGATCAAGTGCAAGCGGTGGTGGTGGTCGCTGTTCCTCCTTTTCGCAATTTGTTAACTGGTCAAGAGATGACTGGTGA
- the LOC124939426 gene encoding probable CCR4-associated factor 1 homolog 11, producing the protein MSSIIREVWNYNVVEEFNVIRMLLPLSVYASFDMEFPGTIFHPDVPKHFLSSLSPPVNYSYLKANVDTMKLIQVGLTLSFVPNPHSGVVNSYVWQFNLDDFDVDSDFQNPDSIALLRETGIDFVRNKFQGLLCGPSHLNWVTFHGAYDFGFVVKILTQRPLPPNLIMFMSLVREIFGEAVFDLKHIAKFCRGLYGGLSRLAETLNVDRISGYG; encoded by the exons ATGTCTAGTATCATTCGTGAAGTTTGGAATTATAATGTTGTAGAGGAGTTTAATGTGATTCGAATGCTCCTCCCTTTATCTGTTTACGCCTCATTTGATATGGAATTCCCTGGTACCATCTTTCATCCTGACGTCCCTAAGcactttctctcttctctcagTCCACCcgtaaattattcttatttaaaggCGAATGTGGATACCATGAAGTTGATTCAAGTGGGCCTTACTCTGTCATTCGTGCCCAACCCTCATTCTGGTGTCgttaattcttatgtttggcAATTTAATTTAGATGATTTCGATGTGGATTCTGATTTTCAGAATCCTGATTCTATCGCACTATTAAGAGAAACTGGAATTGATTTTGTTAGGAACAAATTTCAAg GCCTTCTGTGCGGCCCCTCTCATCTGAATTGGGTCACCTTTCACGGTGCATACGATTTTGGCTTTGTTGTCAAAATTTTGACTCAAAGACCCCTCCCACCCAATTTGATCATGTTCATGAGTTTGGTTAGGGAGATTTTTGGGGAAGCAGTGTTTGATTTGAAGCACATTGCGAAATTTTGTAGGGGTCTTTACGGAGGATTAAGTCGATTGGCAGAAACTCTAAATGTGGATAGGATTTCAG GTTATGGTTAA